A genomic stretch from Helianthus annuus cultivar XRQ/B chromosome 1, HanXRQr2.0-SUNRISE, whole genome shotgun sequence includes:
- the LOC110943621 gene encoding pantothenate kinase 2, whose product MLPLARELLRRGTEVVLVANSLPAAKHCDILRGAAEAGGLLMDAMSNTQDNPSEKLSSTPLMVVENVCGRPCIDLRQVSSELAAVAKDADLVILEGMGRALHTNYNARFKCDALKINKYLLLPPLVLKSGSA is encoded by the exons ATGCTTCCCCTGGCCCGTGAGCTTCTACGCCGTGGAACTGAA GTTGTGCTTGTTGCAAATTCCCTTCCCGCAGCcaag CACTGTGACATTCTTCGTGGAGCTGCTGAAGCTGGTGGTTTACTTATGGATGCAATGAGTAATACTCAAGATAATCCGAGTGAGAAGTTATCTTCAACTCCGTTAATGGTGGTTGAAAATGTTTGCGGGCGTCCCTGCATTGACTTGAGGCAGGTCAGCTCTGAGCTAGCTGCTGTTGCCAAAGATGCTGATTTG GTCATTTTGGAAGGGATGGGGCGTGCTTTGCATACCAACTATAATGCTCGGTTTAAATGTGATGCTTTGAAGATAAATAAATACCTGCTCCTGCCACCATTGGTTTTAAAAAGCGGGAGTGCCTAA
- the LOC110939166 gene encoding uncharacterized protein LOC110939166, with protein MEEGAITLLNNLDLNVDNYTIRIRIVRLWTRADFNNARKVYCYDMIFMDSEGTKMQAFVLAKNASGYQHLLEEKRCLTIRNPSLGENRQKVKYANGGLKINLNNNTVVEECHEAIGSEWGFDFTPFDSVVEDPTVDNKFFKSPINVIGFVVKSFPFEVDTETNNGQNQKKVTFMLEDLNNKQIFVTLWDGYADQIMEYESSNRGEKNVVVIIQFGKYRFWGGHLSVSNLYTVTRVLINSDIDEVAEFKQRFIEKLSPEMSSSYSGLSSSVAKSATEEFLSDLTFFPIGSLTSIDTTRFVVIVGTIKSFASNNEWFYNACTNCNKKVSTVTVVKEKQDGTDGSEEVTVLECKTDICNTRTVTSIPRIRLYIRVQDCTGIVSLTLFEREVTKLLKVNANQLLDNNIEVCSKL; from the exons ATGGAAGAAGGTGCAATCACATTGTTGAATAATTTGGACCTCAATGTTGATAACTATACCATAAGAATACGCATTGTTCGTTTGTGGACAAGAGCTGATTTCAATAACGCTAGAAAAGTGTATTGTTATGATATGATATTCATGGACAGTGAG GGAACAAAAATGCAAGCTTTTGTTTTGGCTAAAAACGCATCTGGATATCAACATCTTTTGGAAGAAAAGCGTTGTTTGACGATTAGAAATCCTTCATTGGGTGAGAATCGTCAGAAGGTGAAGTACGCTAACGGTGGTTTGAAGATTAACCTTAATAACAACACCGTTGTTGAGGAATGCCACGAGGCTATTGGTTCTGAATGGGGTTTTGATTTTACTCCCTTTGATTCAGTTGTGGAGGATCCAACAGTTGACAACAAGTTTTTTAAAAGTCCAATTA ATGTAATTGGTTTTGTGGTCAAAAGTTTTCCCTTCGAGGTAGACACAGAAACTAATAACGGACAAAACCAGAAGAAAGTCACCTTTATGCTTGAAGACTtgaa CAATAAGCAGATCTTCGTGACGCTTTGGGACGGTTATGCGGATCAAATAATGGAGTATGAGAGCAGCAATCGAGGTGAAAAAAATGTCGTCGTAATCATTCAGTTTGGGAAGTACAGATTCTGGGGAG GGCATTTGTCTGTTTCAAATTTGTATACTGTCACCCGAGTCTTAATTAACAGTGATATTGATGAGGTTGCTGAGTTTAAACAAAG atTTATCGAGAAACTTTCTCCCGAAATGTCTTCCAGTTATTCTGGCCTAAGTTCTTCGGTTGCGAAGTCTGCCACTGAAGAATTTCTTTCTGACCTCACCTTTTTTCCCATTGGGTCGTTAACCTCAATAGATACG ACGAGGTTTGTTGTCATTGTTGGCACTATCAAGAGTTTTGCATCGAACAATGAGTGGTTTTACAACGCGTGCACAAACTGCAACAAAAAGGTTTCAACCGTTACTGTTGTTAAAGAAAAGCAGGATGGTACTGATGGTTCTGAAGAGGTTACTGTCTTAGAATGCAAGACTGATATTtgtaatacaaggaccgttacaTCAATTCCACG AATTAGGCTTTATATACGTGTCCAAGATTGCACTGGTATTGTGAGTCTAACATTGTTTGAGCGTGAGGTGACAAAGCTTTTGAAGGTTAATGCTAATCAGCTTTTAGACAACAACATTGAAGTATGTAGTAAATTGTAA